A DNA window from Phoenix dactylifera cultivar Barhee BC4 chromosome 13, palm_55x_up_171113_PBpolish2nd_filt_p, whole genome shotgun sequence contains the following coding sequences:
- the LOC120112827 gene encoding presenilin-like protein At1g08700: MEGSIMDSLGVEIIGVMSPVSICMLLVVFIVSFLSPPPSASVPPPVTAATLVYLESPSDSPGQKLEGALLNAAVFVALVAAVTFLLVVLYYYNFTGFLKNYMRFSAFFVLASMGGPILLSLLRRFALPLDAPTCLLLLFNLAAVGVLSVFSPAVPILLRQAYTVSLGVIVAAWLTKLPEWTTWSLLIALALYDAVAVLSPRGPLRILVDLASSRDDDLPALVYEARPAVAPSSSSSSHPAAATAAAASFGSVELQPVDPPPADHRPVLSARESNSDHAVIEIENLDEERSPLVPSTGSSTGGDEPQQRPASAARTGRRTRSSSPSSPSSSSSGIEMFETTRGIRLGLGDFVFYSVLVGRAAMYDLMTVYACYLAIISGLGCTLILLSVCRHALPALPISIMLGVGFYFLTRLLMEPFVVGSSTSLVMF; the protein is encoded by the coding sequence ATGGAGGGCAGCATCATGGACTCGCTGGGCGTGGAGATCATCGGCGTGATGTCCCCCGTCTCCATCTGCATGCTCCTCGTTGTCTTCATcgtctccttcctctctcccccGCCATCTGCCTCCGTTCCACCGCCCGTCACCGCCGCCACCCTCGTCTACCTCGAGTCCCCCTCCGACTCCCCCGGCCAGAAGCTCGAGGGCGCCCTCCTCAACGCCGCCGTCTTCGTCGCCCTCGTCGCTGCCGTCACCTTCCTCCTCGTCGTCCTCTACTACTACAACTTCACCGGCTTCCTCAAGAACTACATGCGCTTCTCCGCCTTCTTCGTCCTCGCCTCCATGGGCGGCCCtatcctcctctccctcctccgccGCTTCGCCCTCCCTCTCGACGCCCCCacctgcctcctcctcctcttcaaccTCGCCGCCGTCGGCGTCCTCTCCGTCTTCTCCCCCGCCGTCCCCATCCTCCTCCGCCAGGCCTACACCGTCTCCCTCGGCGTCATCGTCGCCGCCTGGCTCACCAAGCTCCCCGAGTGGACCACCTGGTCCCTCCTCATCGCTCTCGCCCTCTACGACGCCGTCGCCGTTCTCTCCCCTCGCGGCCCCCTCCGCATCCTCGTCGACCTTGCCTCCTCCCGCGACGACGACCTCCCCGCCCTCGTTTACGAGGCCCGCCCTGCCGtcgccccctcctcctcctcctcctctcaccctgccgccgccaccgccgccgctgccTCCTTCGGCTCTGTGGAGCTCCAGCCCGTCGATCCCCCTCCTGCAGATCACCGCCCGGTTCTCAGCGCCCGGGAGTCCAATTCAGATCATGCCGTCATTGAAATTGAGAATCTTGATGAGGAGAGGTCCCCTTTGGTGCCATCCACCGGATCATCTACAGGTGGCGATGAGCCGCAGCAGCGGCCGGCGAGTGCTGCCAGGACTGGGAGGAGGACTCGTTCTTCTTCCCCTTCAtctccgtcttcttcttcctcgggTATTGAGATGTTTGAGACGACGCGGGGCATCAGGCTCGGCCTCGGGGACTTTGTCTTCTACAGTGTTCTTGTGGGCAGGGCGGCGATGTATGATCTGATGACTGTGTATGCTTGCTATCTGGCGATCATTTCGGGGCTTGGATGCACCCTCATCTTGCTGTCGGTTTGCCGGCACGCTCTGCCGGCGCTGCCGATCTCGATCATGCTTGGTGTGGGATTCTATTTCTTGACTCGGCTGCTGATGGAGCCGTTTGTGGTCGGGTCGTCGACTAGCTTGGTGATGTTCTGA